The Tindallia californiensis genomic interval TTCATTTTTTCAACTCCTTTACGTCTTCTTGTTTATTTGTTTTTTATCGCTTATGCTTTACCTGTTACCCAGTTTTTTTCTTCTTTATTGCTTTTTTGTCATGATAAATAGGTTTTTTCTTTAACTTTGTCCAGATAATTGGTATACTATTTAAGAATTAATTCGTTTTTTGTTGACTAAATTTATGCAGGAGGTATCATCCTTGGAAAAATCTGTTGAGCTAAAATCACACGCTAAGTCCAGTGTCTTTGAAAAAGAGCAGGTGTGCGTTGTAGAAACGGAAGAAAAAGTAAAGTATTTTATCATGACTGGCTTTGCTATTATTTTATTGTTATCTTCTTTTCTTTTTAATCACCCTTCTGAAATTGTTCAAGGTTTCCTTGACATCGTCGTATCTCCAAGCATACTTGTATCAGACTACATGGTAATTGGAAATGTCGGTGCTTCTTTCTTTAATGCCGGAATATTAATGTTACTCTCGATTTACCTAGCCTATAAAAATAAGGTCAATATGAATGGTCCTATTATGGCAGCCGCTTTCACAGTTGCAGGTTTTGCACTTTTCGGAAAAAATATTTTCAATATTTGGCCCGTGATTATTGGTGTTTACCTGCGGTCCTTATACGCAAAAGAAAAGTTTAGCAAATTTATTTTACCAGCTTTGTTTGGTACAGCCCTTGGACCTCTTGTCAGTCAGGTTTCTTTTGGATACGATTTAGGCCACATCCCTGCTATTCTGTTGGGATGTGCCATTGGAGTATCGGCGGGTTTTTTACTGCCACCTCTGGCAAATCATTTTATTAAGTTTCATCAAGGGTTTAATCTGTACAACATAGGCTTTACCTGTGGAATTGTTGGTATGCTCTTTATGGCATTTTTTCGTTCCTTTGATCTGGAAAATCCTGCTACTTTAATTGTTGCTGAAGGTTTTAACAAGACCTTCACTATTTACCTAAGTCTCTTTTTTGGAATCATGCTTATTGCCGGATTCTTTTCTAATAACCGTTCTTTTAAGAGATACTCTTGGGTACTGAAGCATTCCGGAAGATTGGTTTCAGACTTTGTATCCTTAAATGGTTTTGGTCTTTCTCTCATCAACATGGCCTTATTAGGGTATCTATCTATGGGCTACGTACTAATCGTAGGCGGTGAACTGAATGGCCCTATTAT includes:
- a CDS encoding DUF1576 domain-containing protein yields the protein MEKSVELKSHAKSSVFEKEQVCVVETEEKVKYFIMTGFAIILLLSSFLFNHPSEIVQGFLDIVVSPSILVSDYMVIGNVGASFFNAGILMLLSIYLAYKNKVNMNGPIMAAAFTVAGFALFGKNIFNIWPVIIGVYLRSLYAKEKFSKFILPALFGTALGPLVSQVSFGYDLGHIPAILLGCAIGVSAGFLLPPLANHFIKFHQGFNLYNIGFTCGIVGMLFMAFFRSFDLENPATLIVAEGFNKTFTIYLSLFFGIMLIAGFFSNNRSFKRYSWVLKHSGRLVSDFVSLNGFGLSLINMALLGYLSMGYVLIVGGELNGPIIGGIFTIVGFGAFGKHTKNVLPLFLGVYLASLFQIWDANSTGALLAALFGTTLAPIAGAYGWSFGIIAGIVHMTMVMNVGFLHGGMNLYNNGFSGGFVAAILTPLFDSLNRFKGDAES